CGCCGTGCTCGCCCGCACCGCGGGTCGGCAGGCCGAGCCGCGGCGCCCGGTGGCGCTGGTCCTGGTTCCCACCCGCGAGCTCGCCCAGCAGGTCACCGAGGCCCTCACCCCGTACGCCCAGGCGGTGCGTCTGCGGTTGGCCACCGTGGTCGGCGGGGTACCGGTCCGCCGCCAGGCAGAGGTGCTGAACCGCGGAGCGGAGATCGTGGTGGCCACGCCCGGTCGGCTCAAGGACCTGGTCGAGCGCAGGCTCTGCCGACTGGACGCGGTCGGCGTCACCGTCCTCGACGAGGCCGACCAGATGGCCGACATGGGCTTCCTGCCGACGGTCACCGGATTCCTCGAACAGGTTGCCGAAGGCGGCCAGACGCTGTTGTTCTCCGCCACTCTGGACCGCAACGTCGACCGCCTGGTGCGGCGCTTCCTGAAGGACCCGGTCACGCACGCGGTGGACCCGTCCGCAGGAGCGGTCTGCACCATGGAGCACCACGTGCTGCACGTGCAGAACTCCGACAAGCACGCCACGATCGCCCACATCGCCTCCCGCGACGGCAGGGTGATCATGTTCATCGACACCAAGCACGGAGCGGACCGCCTGGTCGAGACGCTGCTCGCGAGCGGCGTGAAGGCCGCAGCCCTGCACGGCGGCAAGTCCCAGCCGCAGCGCACCCGCACCCTGGAACAGTTCCGCAGCGGGCAGGTGGCTGCGCTCGTCGCGACAGACGTCGCCGCCCGGGGCATCCACGTCGACGGCCTCGACCTGGTCGTCAACCTGGACCCGCCGGGCGACCACAAGGACTACCTGCACCGCGGCGGACGCACCGCCCGGGCCGGCGAATCCGGCACCGTCGTCACGCTGGTCCTTCCCAACCAGCGCCGCGGGATGAACCGGATGCTGACCACGGCCGGCATCACCCCCGTCACCACCAAGGTCCGGGCCGGCGACGAGGAGCTCACCCGGATCACCGGTGCCCGCGTCCCCACCGGCGTGCCCGTCGTGATCCCCGACCCCGTCGTCGAGCGGCCGCGCCACAGCCGGCCGGTCGGCCGGAACCGCTACGGCCGCCCCGCCTCCGCCGCCCGCACCCGGCAGACCGCCGACGGCTCGCGCGGCACCTCGTCCCGGTCGCACAACGGATAGTCGCGGACGACCGCGCACGGCCGCGAAGCGGCCCCGCCGGTCGGACGGCGCCTGGTGGCCCCGGTCCGGTGAGCTCCTTCTCGAACTCCCTGCCCGGGCTGCCGAGATCGACGTGCGGTGGGGCCGGATCACCCGGGTCACCGTGAATCCCGCGCAGTGGCCGGTCCCTCCGCGGCGGATCCCGGAGAGGCGCCCACACGGAGCGGTCGTGATCGCCCTCCGGGCGGGCGGCCGCGCAGGGGGCAGCCGATGATGGAAGTCCGGGGGCGCGCGAGGTTCGAGAGCGGCGTATGGCTGTATGGCATGTCCGGGACTTCACACCGGACGACCTCGAAGCGGTGGTCCGGCTCGACGCCGAGAGCGCCACCACGGACCTCCCCGCCGTCTTCCGCCTCTCCGACGTCGTCGCCGCGCTGCAGGCGCGGGGTCCGAGCGTCGTCGCGGTGGCCGACGGGCATCTCGTGGGCGCAGCGGTGGGCCGGGTGGACGGGGACCGGGCCTGGGTGTTGCGCATCTCACTGCACCCCGCCTGGCGGAACCTGGGCATGGGTACCGCGCTGCTGTCCGCGTTGGAGCACCGCCTGCGGGACGCCGGCGCCAGGATCGTCGCAGCGCTGCTGCCCGATGAGGAGACCGGCGCCACGGCGCTGGCCAATTCCGGATTCCGTCCCCGCCGGGGGCTCACGTACTTCGAGAAGTCGGAGGCCGTCAGCGCCCAGGGCACGGCGGTCCTCACCATGCTGGGCGCGGTCATGCCCGAAGCCCGCCTCTGGGAACGGCTCAGGGGCATGGCCGACGAGAAGCGGCTCATCGAACGGCGCCTGGTGCTGCCCCTGGCGAATCCCGAGCTGGCGGACGCTCACGGAGTGGAACCGCCCCGCGCGGTCGTGCTGTTCGGTCCACCGGGCACGGGCAAGAGCACGTTCGCCAAGGGCGTGGCCGGTCGGCTCGGCTGGCCGTTCGTCGAGCTCTTCCCCTCCCGGCTCGCGTCCGAGGACGGGCTGGCCAGCGGCATCAGCCGCCGCTTCGAGGAGGTGGCGCAGCTCGACCACGTGCTGCTCTTCATCGACGAGGTCGAGGAGGTCGCCGGTACGCGCAGCCTCGCCGCCCCCGCGTCGGTCGGCGTGGTCAACGAGCTCCTCAAGTCGATCGTGCGGTTCCGTGACCGTGAAGGCCGGCTCCTGGTCTGCGCCACCAACTCGGTGGCCGCCCTGGACCCGGCGTTTCTGCGCCACGGCCGGTTCG
The window above is part of the Kitasatospora sp. HUAS MG31 genome. Proteins encoded here:
- a CDS encoding DEAD/DEAH box helicase; its protein translation is MNRSSRLPRQNAGSRSAPVDGAGREFAVPVSTVPALPAVESFDDLGLPQELLSVLARRGVTAPFPIQAATLPNSLAGRDVLGRGRTGSGKTLAFGLAVLARTAGRQAEPRRPVALVLVPTRELAQQVTEALTPYAQAVRLRLATVVGGVPVRRQAEVLNRGAEIVVATPGRLKDLVERRLCRLDAVGVTVLDEADQMADMGFLPTVTGFLEQVAEGGQTLLFSATLDRNVDRLVRRFLKDPVTHAVDPSAGAVCTMEHHVLHVQNSDKHATIAHIASRDGRVIMFIDTKHGADRLVETLLASGVKAAALHGGKSQPQRTRTLEQFRSGQVAALVATDVAARGIHVDGLDLVVNLDPPGDHKDYLHRGGRTARAGESGTVVTLVLPNQRRGMNRMLTTAGITPVTTKVRAGDEELTRITGARVPTGVPVVIPDPVVERPRHSRPVGRNRYGRPASAARTRQTADGSRGTSSRSHNG
- a CDS encoding ATP-binding protein; amino-acid sequence: MAVWHVRDFTPDDLEAVVRLDAESATTDLPAVFRLSDVVAALQARGPSVVAVADGHLVGAAVGRVDGDRAWVLRISLHPAWRNLGMGTALLSALEHRLRDAGARIVAALLPDEETGATALANSGFRPRRGLTYFEKSEAVSAQGTAVLTMLGAVMPEARLWERLRGMADEKRLIERRLVLPLANPELADAHGVEPPRAVVLFGPPGTGKSTFAKGVAGRLGWPFVELFPSRLASEDGLASGISRRFEEVAQLDHVLLFIDEVEEVAGTRSLAAPASVGVVNELLKSIVRFRDREGRLLVCATNSVAALDPAFLRHGRFDYVLPVGPPDPRARDALWAGYTAKTGTTADTAVLAEASEGYTPADIRQVALAVAQSAFEHTLDTGERIQPSTQDYLDAIRRTRPTVSEEMAREFADQAIHYGRV